Proteins encoded within one genomic window of Nonomuraea gerenzanensis:
- a CDS encoding arsenate reductase/protein-tyrosine-phosphatase family protein: MVRSLPTTPAFLGLAAHPLRWRLLSELATSDYRVRELVELTGQPQNLVSYHLRLLRDGGLVTARRSTFDARDSYYHLDLERCAQALAATGAALHPALRLTPAPPPPTPTCRLRVLFACTGNSARSPIAEALLRHRTGGRVEAASAGSRPRPELHPGAVAVLREHYGIDVRGRRPRHLDTVAGRRFDYVISLCDRVREVFPGFPGQPHRLHWSVPDPASADAAGLLSVAAEIDTRIRYLLPVLTTQEVPS; the protein is encoded by the coding sequence ATGGTGAGATCGCTCCCCACCACCCCGGCCTTCCTCGGGCTGGCCGCCCACCCGCTGCGGTGGCGGCTGCTGAGCGAGCTGGCCACGAGCGACTACCGGGTGCGCGAGCTGGTGGAGCTGACCGGCCAGCCGCAGAACCTCGTCTCCTACCACCTGCGGCTGCTGCGCGACGGCGGGCTGGTCACCGCCCGGCGCAGCACCTTCGACGCCCGCGACAGCTACTACCACCTCGATCTGGAGCGCTGCGCGCAGGCGCTGGCCGCCACCGGTGCCGCCCTGCACCCCGCGCTCCGCCTCACCCCCGCCCCGCCGCCGCCCACGCCGACGTGCCGGCTCAGGGTGCTGTTCGCCTGTACGGGCAACAGCGCCCGCTCGCCGATCGCGGAGGCCCTGCTGCGCCACCGCACCGGTGGCCGCGTCGAGGCGGCCAGCGCCGGCAGCCGGCCCCGGCCGGAGCTGCACCCCGGCGCCGTGGCCGTCCTGCGCGAGCACTACGGCATCGACGTGCGGGGCCGGCGCCCGCGCCACCTCGACACCGTGGCCGGCCGCCGCTTCGACTACGTGATCAGCCTCTGCGACAGGGTCCGCGAGGTCTTCCCCGGCTTTCCCGGGCAGCCTCACCGGCTCCACTGGAGCGTCCCGGATCCGGCTTCGGCGGACGCCGCCGGCCTGCTGAGCGTCGCGGCGGAGATCGACACCCGGATCCGCTACCTGCTGCCCGTCCTGACGACCCAGGAGGTCCCGTCATGA
- a CDS encoding response regulator, whose translation MIRVLLVDDQPLLRSGFRALLDLEDDIEVVAEAGDGLEGVALARRHLPDIALIDVQMPVVDGIEATRRIAADPSLAGVRVVILTNYGFDEYVFEALRAGAAGFLVKDIVPEDLLHAVRVAARGDALLAPSITRRLIDRYVSQPPATATGPGLEELTNREREAVALVARGLSNDEIAARMVISPLTAKTHVNRAMTKLRARDRAQLVILAYESGLVTPGGP comes from the coding sequence ATGATCCGGGTCCTGCTGGTGGACGACCAGCCGCTCCTGCGCAGCGGCTTCCGGGCGCTGCTCGACCTCGAGGACGACATCGAGGTGGTGGCCGAGGCCGGCGACGGGCTGGAGGGCGTGGCCCTGGCCAGGCGGCACCTGCCCGACATCGCACTCATCGACGTGCAGATGCCGGTGGTGGACGGGATCGAGGCGACCCGGCGCATCGCCGCGGACCCGTCCCTGGCCGGGGTGCGCGTGGTCATCCTCACCAACTACGGCTTCGACGAGTACGTCTTCGAGGCGCTGCGGGCCGGCGCGGCCGGGTTCCTGGTCAAGGACATCGTGCCCGAGGACCTGCTGCACGCCGTACGCGTGGCCGCCCGAGGCGACGCGCTGCTCGCCCCGTCGATCACCCGCAGGCTCATCGACCGGTACGTCTCCCAGCCGCCCGCCACCGCCACCGGCCCAGGGCTGGAGGAGCTGACCAACCGCGAGCGCGAGGCCGTCGCCCTGGTGGCGCGAGGCCTGTCCAACGACGAGATCGCCGCCCGCATGGTGATCAGCCCGCTGACCGCGAAGACCCACGTCAACCGGGCCATGACCAAGCTGCGCGCCCGCGACCGCGCCCAGCTCGTCATCCTGGCCTACGAGTCGGGGCTGGTGACTCCCGGCGGCCCCTGA